A region from the Sorex araneus isolate mSorAra2 chromosome 6, mSorAra2.pri, whole genome shotgun sequence genome encodes:
- the LOC101558104 gene encoding olfactory receptor 52A1-like, which produces MGPTNITYLNPKTLTLIGIPGLEHVQFWIGFPFFVLCMVALLGNFLLLIIIPTERSLHQPMYIFLAVLAVTDLGMCIAIAPKMLAIFWFGSNSMAFDACLTQLFFIHALQGMESGILLAMAFDRYVAICDPLRHSSILTPVFLVKLILMLATRSTVLVGIVPILLKRLQRFRSVVIVHSYCEHMAVVKLAAEDVRINKSFGLFVAFAILGFDIIFVFVSYFLIFRAVFRLPQKEARLKAFNTCTAHIVVFLEFYILAFFSFFSHRFGRVSPYTHILLSTIYLLVPPALNPIVYGVKTKEIRKRVAQIFILKPDTQH; this is translated from the coding sequence ATGGGACCCACCAATATAACATATCTAAACCCAAAAACCCTGACCCTGATTGGAATTCCTGGACTAGAACATGTGCAGTTTTGGATTggatttcctttctttgttttgtgcaTGGTGGCTCTACTTGGGAACTTCCTCTTGCTCATTATCATCCCTACAGAACGCAGTCTTCACCAACCTATGTACATCTTCCTAGCAGTGTTGGCAGTAACTGACCTAGGTATGTGTATAGCCATTGCCCCTAAGATGTTGGCTATCTTCTGGTTTGGGTCCAACTCCATGGCCTTTGATGCCTGCTTAACCCAACTTTTCTTCATCCATGCTCTGCAGGGCATGGAATCAGGCATTCTGCTGGCTATGGCCTTTGATCGCTATGTCGCTATCTGTGATCCTTTGCGCCACTCCTCCATCCTCACACCTGTCTTTCTAGTTAAGTTGATACTGATGCTTGCAACTCGGTCAACAGTGCTTGTTGGGATTGTACCCATTCTGCTCAAACGATTGCAACGTTTCCGCTCTGTTGTTATTGTCCATTCTTACTGTGAGCACATGGCTGTGGTCAAGTTGGCTGCGGAAGATGTTCGGATTAACAAATCATTTGGGCTCTTTGTAGCTTTTGCTATACTAGGTTTTGACATAATCTTTGTCTTTGTTTCCTACTTTCTAATTTTCCGAGCTGTTTTTAGACTTCCCCAGAAGGAGGCACGGCTCAAAGCGTTCAACACTTGTACTGCTCACATTGTTGTTTTTCTGGAGTTTTATAtccttgcatttttttccttcttcagcCACCGTTTTGGTCGTGTATCTCCCTATACCCATATCCTCTTGTCCACTATATATCTGCTTGTTCCTCCTGCACTTAACCCCATTGTCTATGGTGTGAAGACCAAGGAGATACGCAAGCGTGTTGCTCAGATTTTCATTCTGAAACCTGATACCCAGCACTGA
- the LOC101557830 gene encoding olfactory receptor 51G1-like has protein sequence MTSLDNLREGFNSSIGSPVSFFLSGIPGYENFNLLISIPFCMLYLIGIVGNCTILHVIRTDKSLHEPMYYFLSMLSLTDIGMSFSTLPTVLRVFWFDAREIGINTCIVQMYFIHTFSLMETAVLLVMAFDQYVAICDPLRYSSKLTPKRIICMGAITVIRCSIVNPVIIARIPTFTYCRSHVLSHSFCLHQDVIHLACSDISFNIYFGLFIIVSYWGLDFLGIVISYAFILHSVLGIASEGGKLKALNTCVSHICAVLILYVPMIGLSLVHRYAKHSSPIIHITMANIYLLVPPVLNPIIYSIKTKQIRQRILRILTGEKMGQNQT, from the coding sequence ATGACTTCATTGGACAATCTCCGTGAAGGCTTTAATTCAAGTATTGGATCACCTGTTTCATTCTTCCTCTCTGGGATTCCTGGCTATGAGAATTTTAATCTACTCATTTCCATCCCTTTTTGTATGCTATACCTGATTGGAATTGTGGGCAATTGCACTATTTTGCATGTCATCCGCACAGACAAGAGTCTCCATGAGCCCATGTATTACTTCCTGTCCATGCTGTCTCTCACTGACATAGGCATGTCTTTCTCTACCTTACCCACGGTTCTGAGAGTCTTTTGGTTTGATGCTAGGGAGATTGGAATCAATACCTGTATAGTTCAGATGTATTTTATTCACACTTTTTCGCTGATGGAGACAGCTGTGCTCCTCGTCATGGCATTTGATCAGTATGTTGCCATTTGTGACCCTTTGAGATATTCCAGCAAACTCACTCCAAAGCGCATTATCTGCATGGGGGCAATCACTGTAATCAGATGCTCTATTGTCAACCCTGTCATTATTGCTCGTATTCCTACATTTACCTATTGTCGTTCCCATGTTCTCTCCCACTCTTTCTGTTTGCACCAAGATGTCATCCACTTGGCCTGTTCTgatatttctttcaatatttactTTGGCttgtttattattgtttcttACTGGGGTTTAGATTTTCTAGGAATCGTTATATCTTATGCTTTTATCCTCCACTCTGTGTTGGGCATTGCATCTGAGGGAGGCAAGCTCAAAGCCCTTAACACATGTGTTTCTCACATTTGTGCTGTGCTCATTCTATATGTACCAATGATAGGGCTATCTCTAGTACATCGCTATGCAAAACATTCCTCCCCCATCATTCACATAACTATGGCCAACATTTACCTGCTTGTCCCACCTGTACTAAACCCAATTATTTATAGCATCAAGACAAAGCAGATACGACAAAGGATCTTAAGGATATTAACAGGTGAAAAAATGGGGCAAAATCAGACTTAG